One stretch of Streptomyces sp. MMBL 11-1 DNA includes these proteins:
- a CDS encoding L,D-transpeptidase, with protein MEKRVMTDSKRRRGLMAMSALLGGVLVLSACSDDGDKGGKTNAGSSESSQQEVDKAAAADASDAQIAIEPKDRATNASINNAAQVTVAKGKLTKVVMTTADGTPVEGTLAADGSSWKPAGQLERSTTYKIDATATDSKGREAHENSSFTTVSPDNSFIGNFTPEDGSTVGVGMPVSINFNKEITDKKAVQDGITVTSSSGQEVVGHWFNSQRLDLRPENYWQGGSTVTLKLALDGVEGADGVFGVQQKTVTFKVGRNQVSTVDVKSKTMTVTRDGKTIKTIPISAGSPENPTYNGQMVISEKHKETRMNGATVGFTDDDGKGEYDIKDVPHAMRLSTSGTFIHGNYWGKGIFGNANTSHGCVGLADVKGANDSSAPGAWFYDNSLVGDVVIVKNSPDKTITPDNGLNGWNMSWSEWKAGSQA; from the coding sequence ATGGAGAAGCGTGTGATGACGGACAGCAAGCGGCGCAGGGGCCTCATGGCCATGTCCGCACTGCTCGGCGGCGTGCTGGTGCTTTCGGCCTGTAGCGACGACGGCGACAAGGGCGGAAAGACGAATGCCGGGAGTTCGGAATCGTCGCAGCAGGAGGTGGACAAGGCGGCAGCCGCGGACGCCTCCGACGCGCAGATAGCGATCGAGCCGAAGGACCGCGCGACCAACGCCAGTATCAACAACGCGGCCCAGGTCACCGTCGCCAAGGGCAAGCTGACCAAGGTCGTCATGACCACGGCGGACGGCACCCCGGTCGAGGGCACCCTGGCGGCCGACGGGTCCAGCTGGAAGCCCGCGGGCCAGCTGGAGCGGTCCACCACGTACAAGATCGACGCCACGGCGACCGACTCGAAGGGCCGCGAGGCCCACGAGAACAGCTCCTTCACGACCGTCTCGCCCGACAACAGCTTCATCGGGAACTTCACCCCCGAGGACGGCTCCACGGTCGGCGTCGGGATGCCCGTCTCGATCAACTTCAACAAGGAGATCACGGACAAGAAGGCCGTCCAGGACGGCATCACCGTGACCTCCAGCAGCGGCCAGGAGGTCGTCGGCCACTGGTTCAACTCCCAGCGCCTGGACCTGCGCCCGGAGAACTACTGGCAGGGCGGCTCCACCGTCACCCTGAAGCTGGCCCTCGACGGCGTCGAGGGTGCGGACGGCGTCTTCGGCGTCCAGCAGAAGACCGTGACCTTCAAGGTCGGCCGTAACCAGGTCTCCACCGTCGACGTGAAGTCCAAGACGATGACGGTCACCCGCGACGGCAAGACGATCAAGACGATCCCGATCTCCGCGGGCTCCCCGGAGAACCCCACGTACAACGGTCAGATGGTGATCTCCGAGAAGCACAAGGAGACCCGGATGAACGGCGCCACCGTCGGCTTCACCGATGACGACGGCAAGGGTGAGTACGACATCAAGGACGTGCCGCACGCCATGCGCCTGTCCACGTCGGGCACCTTCATCCACGGCAACTACTGGGGCAAGGGCATCTTCGGCAACGCCAACACCAGCCACGGCTGCGTGGGCCTCGCCGACGTGAAGGGCGCGAACGACTCCAGCGCCCCCGGCGCCTGGTTCTACGACAACTCCCTCGTCGGCGACGTGGTCATCGTCAAGAACTCCCCGGACAAGACCATCACCCCGGACAACGGTCTCAACGGCTGGAACATGAGCTGGTCCGAGTGGAAGGCCGGCTCCCAGGCCTGA